The following is a genomic window from Hymenobacter chitinivorans DSM 11115.
CGACCCGTCGAGCATCGTCAAGGACGGCAGCAAATACTGGATTTTTACCACCGGCACCGGCATCTACGGCATGTACTCCACCGATTTGGTGAAGTGGGAGTCGGGTCCGCGGCCGGTGTTTGCGGCCGGCGCCTACCCAAGCTGGATCAAGACCAAAGTGCCCGGCTTCACCGGCGACTTCTGGGCCCCGGAGTGCGTGTTTCGCAACGGCAAATTCTACCTCTACTACTCCGTCTCGACCTTTGGCTCCAGCGTGTCGACTATCGGCCTGGCCACCAACGTGACGCTAGACCCCACGAGCCCGAGCTACCAGTGGGTGGACCAGGGCGAAGTGGTGTCGAGCGGCGCGGGCAGCGCTTGCAACGCCATTGACCCGGCCGTAGTGACGGATGCCAGCGGCGGGCTGTGGATGAGCTACGGCTCGTTTTTCAAGGGCATCGGCCTGATCCGGCTCGATGGCAGCACCGGCAAACGGTCCGGCACGAGCTTCACCTGGCTGGCCGGCAACGTGGCCGCCGATGGGGTGAGCCGCAGCAACAGCGGCAGCGAGGCGCCCTACATCGTGCGCAACGGCAGCTACTACTACCTGTTTATCAACAAGGGCGCCTGCTGCAACGGCTCGAGCAGCACCTACTACATCCAGGTGGGCCGCTCCACCAGCATCACCGGCCCTTACGTCGACAAAAACGGGGTGGATTTGAACCGCAACGGCGGCACGACCCTGCTGGCCACCCAGGGCAAGTACGTGGGGCCCGGGCACGTGGGCCTGTACCAGGAAAACGGGGCCAACTACTTCACCCACCACTACTACGACAGCAACCAGAACGGCCGGGCCCGCCTGAGCGTGGGTAATATGGGCTGGGACGGCGCCAATTGGCCCTTCCTCACCCGCGACTGGCTGGCCGCCGGCCGCTACACGCTCCGCAACCAAAGCAGCAACCTGGTCTGGGATGCCTGGGGCTGCACCGGGGCCTCGGGTCAGGCCATTGCCCAGGGCAGCTACAGCGCCGGTCTGGCCTGCCAGCAGTGGAACCTGACGCCCGACAACAACGGCGAGTACAAAATCACCTCGGCCGTGGGTGCGGGCCTAGCCGCCGACGTGGTCAATAACAACCCCGGCAACGGCGCCAAGCTGCAGCTCTACGCCTACAGCGGCATTGCCGGGCAGCGCTTCAAAATTGAGCGGACCAACGCGGGCAGCTACGTGGTATCGTCGGTGAACGGGGGCCGGGTGGTGGAAGTGCCGGGCTGCTCCGCCACGGCCGGCGTGCAGCTGGCTTTGTACGACTATCTGGCCAATAACTGCCAGAAGTGGGGTATTGTGCCGGCCCCAGCGGCCCGGGGCGTGCTGGCGGCCCAGACTACCGCACTCCGCAACGTTTCCGTGTTTCCCAACCCGGCCGAGCAGGGCCGCTTCGTCCTGGACCTCAGCGAGGAGTTCCGCAACACGCCCGTAACCATTACCCTGACCGACACCCAGGGTCGGACGGTGTATAGCCGCGGCAGCGCGGGGGGAGTAGCCATACCCGTGGAAACCGGGTTGCGCACGGGGCTTTACCTGCTCAGTGTGAGTAGCACTCAGGGCAGCTACAGCCAGAAAATTGTGCTGCAGTAGATAAGCGTTGCGGGCTGAAGCCAGGCTGTTGCGGAAGGGTTTTCCAGTATTCGCCGGTTTTGGTCCGCAACAAAAGGCTCGGAATCTGCAACGTTTCGACTAAGTTTTTACCTAGTGACTGTTTGCGGCTTTGGTGCTTGCGGGTGTTGCGGAGCTAGCCGCCGTAGCGTCGTGCAAAGCGCTGCAGCGGTGAATCTGCCGGTAGGCCTGGGGCTGGGAAAGGGCCGAGGCCTCCGGCTGCCTGCCCGGCCAAATATAGAAGTAAAAGTGGTTTGAAGTACGTGGCCGGTATGTACCAGCCCGCCTTTTTAGTTGCCGGAACCTAAGCCTGCCGACGGTGTTCCTTGCTGCCGAAGAAGGAAAAATTTTGAGCTAGCTCTGATTGTAGTTATCAACTCTTGCCTTTGCCATGAAATACTTTCTCGTTTCCCTTGCCGCCGTTGGGTTGCTGGCTGTGCCAGCCCGGGCTCAAACCGCCAAACGCTCGGATTACCCGATTCAGGCCGTGTCGTTTACCCGCGTGAAGCTGGCCGACAACTTCTGGCTGCCCCGGCTCAAGACCAACACCGACGTGACCATTCCGGCCTCGTTTCAGCGCTGCGAGGCCACTAACCGGGTCAAGAACTTCGAAATGGCCGCTGCCCGGCAGGGTAAGTTTGCCACCATCTTTCCCTTCGACGACACGGACATCTACAAAACCATCGAAGGGGCCTCGTACTCGCTCAAGCTTTACCCCGACCCGCAGCTAAACCAGTACCTGGACGAGCTGATCCGCAAAGTGGCCGCCGCCCAGGAGCCCGACGGCTACCTCTACACGGCCCGCACCATCGACCCGGCCCACCCCCACGACTGGGCCGGCCCCGAGCGGTGGGTGAAGGAGCGGGAGCTGAGCCACGAGCTCTACAACGCGGGCCACCTCTACGAAGCCGCCGTGGCCCATTACGAAGCCACCGGCCAGAAAAACCTGCTCAACGTTGCCCTCAAAAATGCCGATTTGGTATGCTCCGTCTTTGGGCCGGGCAAGCGGGCCGTGGCGCCGGGGCACGAAATCGTGGAAATGGGTTTGGTCAAGCTCTACCGCGTCACGGGCAAGCCGGAGTATTTGAGCACGGCCAAGTTTTTCCTCGACCAGCGCGGTCAATTTAAGTACGACCCCAAGAGCAACGACCCGTGGCGCAACGGCTCCTACTGGCAGGACCATAAGCCCGTGGTAGCCCAGAAAGAGGCCGTGGGCCACGCCGTGCGGGCCGAATACCTCTACTCGGCCATGGCCGACGTGGCCGCCCTCACCGGCGACCGGCAGCTGCTGGCCGCCGTGGACAGTATCTGGCAGAACATGGTCAGCAAGAAGCTCTACGTGACCGGCGGCACGGGCGCGGTGCCGGGTGGGGAGCGGTTTGGCCAGAATTACGAGCTGCCCAACACCACGGCCTACAACGAAACCTGCGCCGCGGTGGCCAACGTGTACTGGAACCAGCGCATGTTCCAGCTCCACGGCGAGGCCAAGTACATCGACGTGCTGGAAAAGGTGCTCTACAACGGCCTGATTGCGGGCGTGGGCCTCGATGGGAAGTCGTTTTTTTACTCCAACGCCCTGCAGATAAAGAACAGCGCCAGCTTCCCCCAGACCGAGCCCCAGCGCGCCGGCTGGTTTGACTGCTCGTGCTGCCCCACCAACCTGGCCCGCCTCATGCCGTCCTTGCCGGGCTACGTGTACGCCCAGAACGGCCGCGACGTGTACGCCAACCTCTTTATCAGCGGCACCACGGACTTACTGGTCAACAGCAAGCCGGTGCGCATCACCCAGCTCAACAACTACCCCTGGCAGGGCGAGCTGAAATTCACCGTCAATTCGGCCGCTACTGCGGATTTTAACCTGCTCGTGCGCCTGCCCGGCTGGGCCCGGGGCGAGGCCGTGCCGTCGGATCTGTACCACTTTGCTCCGGCTGCCGAGCCCAAAATCAGCATCCGCGTGAATGGTAAGCCGACGGAGTATACCACCCGCAACGGCTACGCGGTGCTCAGCCGCAAGTGGCGCAAAAACGACGTGGTAGAAGTGCTGCTGCCCATGGACGTGCGCCAGGTGCTGGCCAACCCCAATGTGGCGGACGACCTGGGCAAAGTGGCCCTGCAGCGCGGTCCGGTGGTATACTGCGCCGAGTGGAAGGACAACCAGGGCAAGGCCAGCAACCTGCTGGTACCCGCTGCCACGACCTTCACGGCCAGCTTCCGGCCCGAGCTGCTCAACGGCATTATGCAGCTCCAGGCCACCGTGCCCGCCGTGCAGCTCGACGCGGCCAATTCCTCTGTCAGCACCACCCGCCAGATGCTGACGGCCATTCCGTACTACGCCTGGGCCAACCGCGGCAAGGGCGAAATGACCGTCTGGTTTCCCCAGCAGCTCACCGACGTGGACCTGATTTCGCGCCAGCCCCAACCGGTAACGGTGGGCAAGTAACGAGTTTGTTTAGGCCTGAAAAAGCCCGGCCGTGGTAGTCACGGTCGGGCTTTTTCGGGCTTAGTGTGCGCTAAAGCTACGGCAACGGGCTTCGTTCCACTTCGCTTACGGCTGCACCAGCGGCCAGCCGGCGGCGTTCCAGGTCAGCTTTTCCACCCGCAGTTTGGAGTGGCCCTTGTCGGCGGCATCGTAGCCGTGAAAGACGAGGTAGTCCTGGTTGTCGAAGCTATACACCGAGTTGTGGCCCAGGCCGAACCAGTTTTTGTCGCCGCTCAACACGGACGTGCCGCCGCCCTGGTCCAGGGCCACGCCGGCTTGATCCACGTAGGGACCCGTCACGCTCTTGGCCCGGCCCACCACGATGCGGTAGGTGCTCTGCGGGCCGCGGCAGCAGTAGTCGAAGGAGGTGAAGAGGTAGTAAAAGCCGTTTTTGCGGAAAATAAACGGGGCTTCGATGGCGCCGTCGCCGGGCAAGGAGTCGTTCAGCTGCGGGTCCCGGGGGCGGCGGGCCAGGGTGCGCCACTGCTCGGGCTGGGCCGGCGCCGTCAGGTCGGGCCGCAGCTTGACTAGCTTGATGCCTTCCCAGAACGAGCCAAACGTGAGCCAGGGCGTGCCGGCCTCGTCCCGAATCAGGTTGGGGTCGATGGCGTTCCACATATCCCGCCCCGGCACCGACTGCACCACCCGCCCGTGGTCGACCCACCGGTAGTCGGGCGACTTGGGGTCCAGGGTTTTATTGGTAGCCAGCCCGATGCAGGAGGTGTTTTTGCCGAAGGCCGACACCGAGTAAAACAGCGAGTACACGCCGTCGTGCAAGGAAATATCGGGCGCCCAGATGTGGTTTTTGAAGCCCGGGACGGCCTGCACGGCCCAGGCCGGCGCCTGGGCAAACACGGGCTTTTCCGGCGTCCAGTGTTGCCGGTCCCGGGACGACCACACCGCAATGCCCGGCCCGGTGCCGAACATGTAGTACGTGCCGTTTTGCCGGATCATGACCGGGTCGTGGGCCGGAATCAGGGCCGGGGTGGGCGTCTGGGCTTCGGTCTGACGGGTTGCCAGCCAACAGCTCAGCAGCAGGAGCCCTTGCCGCCAGTTCAAAAACATAAACGATTGTGTGTAAGGGTGGGGAAGAGGGATTACTGCGCCGGTTGCACGCCTTCGGTGGTCATCACGACGCGCTTCATGGTGCCATCCTTGTTGTATTCGAGCTTGTCGATGCAGACCGAGCGGCGAAACGAGCCTCCGTCGGCGGGAATGCTGCCGTTGTGGTAGATGAAGTAGGACTGGCCCTTGAAGTCGATGATGGCCTGGTGGTTGGTGTTGGAGTTGCCGGCCACCTCGTTCAGAATGCCCTTAAACTCCCAGGGGCCCTCGATGCTGCGGCTCATGGCGTAGGCAATTTTCTCGGGAAACTGGTAGGCGTACGACAGGTAATACCAGTCCTTGTGCTTGTGCACCCAGGGCGCCTCGGTGAATCGGGGCAGCGTGGTCACCTTGTGGATGGGCCCGTCGAGTTCGGTCATGTTGGGCTTGAGCTTGGCCCAGTAGCAAATCGTGTTGCCCCAGTACAAATAGGCCTGACCCTTGTCATCCATAATCACCGTGGGGTCAATGTCGTCCCAGCTGATTTTGGCCTCGGTGGTCATGTCGTTGGTAATCAGGGCCGAGCCCCGGGCATCCTTGAACGGGCCGGTGGGACTGTCGGCCACGGCCACACCAATGGCCTTGCCCGGAATCGAGCCGTGCTCCACGGCGGCGTACCAGTAGAACTTGCCGCCCCGCTCCACTACCTGCGAAGCCCAGGCGTCGTCCTTGGCCCAGGCAAAAGCCTTGACGTTCAGCGGCGCCGGGTGCTCCCGCCAGTGTACCATGTCCCGCGAGGAGTAGCAGAGCCACTCGTGCATCACGTAGCGTTCCTGCCGGGCCGGGGCTTCGTCGTGGCCGGTGTAAAGGTACACCGTACCGTTGTGGACCAAGGCGGCGGGGTCGGTGGTGTATTTGTCTTTGATAATGGGGTTGCCGGCCACGGGCTCGGGCCGGGCCTGGGCCCGCGCCGTTAGCGGCAGCAGAGCCGGAACGGCGGCCAGCAATAAGCCAGGCAGTAGGTTCTTGCGTATCGTCATGGCTGTCGAAGCTTAATGCTTGCCGGGAATGCGCAGCACCGTGAAGGAATTCGGGGCCAGCGTGTACGTCACCACCGCCGCTGAGCCCACCTTGAACGACTCATCCTTGGGCGCTACGTTGCGGGGCTGGTCCAGGCTGTTCACGGCGTTCAGGTCATTGCTGGCCAGCACGGTAGCCTTGCCGGTTTTGCCCAGCTTTTTCACGCCCTGCAGGTTCACCGTCACCGGCCGGGCCTGCGGGGAGTAGTTCACCAGCTTCACCACGATTTCCCCGGTTTTATCGTCGGCCACGGCGCTGCTAAACAGGTTGTCCTGCCCGTTCTTGCCGTTGTCGGCGCGTTGCACGGGCAGCATGGTGGTGCCTTTGTTCAGGGCGTAGAGCTTTTGCACGTAGTAGTTGGGCGTGCCGTAGGAGCGCAGGTTGTCAAACCAGATCATGTTGGGCGTCCACTGCCAGGCGTCCACGTGGGCCAGCATGGGCGCGTAGGAGGCCATAACTACTTTATCGGCGTTGCGCTCCAGCCCGGTCATAAAGGCCGCTTCGGAAATAGCCGTATCCCAGCTGTTCTTGTTGTCGGGGCTGGCAATGCCCACGGTTTGGGCGGCATACTCCCCGGCAAAAATCTTGGAGCCGGTGGTCGGGTAGTTGTCGTAGCGGCCCACGTTCTGGCGAAACCACTCGGGGCTGGCGTAGTAGTGCTCATCAATTACCTCGGCCTTGAGCTCCCGCAGGCGGGCCGTGGCTTTGTCGAACAGGTCGCCGGCCGGGGCCGGGCCGGCGCTGCTCACGATGTTGATGCCCGGGTATTTGGCTTTCACGGCCTTGGCAAACGGCTCGTAGCGCTCCAAATACTGCGGGCCCCACTGCTCGTTGCCGATGCCGATGTACTTCAGGTTGAACGGAGCCGGGTGGCCCATGGCCACGCGCTTGGCGCCCCAGGGGCTGCTGGCCGGGCCATTGGCAAACTCCACTAGGTCCAGGGCATCCTGAATAAAGGTTTCCAGCGTCGGGTCGTCGTCGGCGTGGTTATGACCGGTGGCCTCGCTGACGCTGGGCCCCCCGGCGGCCGTAATCGGGGCCAGCTCGGCGGAGTTGAACTGGCAGGCCATGCCCACGTTCAGAATCGGGACGGGCTCGGCGCCAATATCCTCGGAAAGCTGGAAGTACTCGAAAAAGCCCAGGCCAAACGACTGGAAATAGTCCGGGGTGGAGCGGTGGCGAAACTCCATGTTCCAGCGGTTGACCAGCGGCACGCGCGAGTTCACCTCGCCGATGGTTTCCTTCCACTGGTAGCGCTCCGTCAGGGTGCGGCCCTCCACGATGCAGCCGCCGGGAAAGCGCAGAAAGCCTGGGTTCATGTCCTTGAGCAGCTGCACTAAGTCGGTGCGCAGGCCGTTTTCGCGCTTGTTCCAGGTATCCTTCGGAAACAGCGTCACCACGTCCATATCCAGGGTGCCGGCGCCTTCCAGCGTGAGCTTGAGCCGGGCCTTGGGCGCGGTGCCGGAGGCCTTGAGTACGGCCGTATACTTTTTCCACTCCCCGGTCAGACCCGTAATCGTGGTTTGGGCCAGCACCCGGCCCGAGGGCGCGACTTCGGGGCCGGCGCCGCGGCGAGCTTCCTCTTCCAGCGTGACCTGCAGGCCACTCACGCTGCCCGGGCCGCGGCGCAGGTACACCGAAAAGGTGTATTCCGCGTCCTGCTTGATA
Proteins encoded in this region:
- a CDS encoding family 43 glycosylhydrolase — encoded protein: MKNTLTTTLRPDLHVGRFAGFAHSGGRPLRLLLLLLIGLLGLSPDAWALQGNDNCHDPSSIVKDGSKYWIFTTGTGIYGMYSTDLVKWESGPRPVFAAGAYPSWIKTKVPGFTGDFWAPECVFRNGKFYLYYSVSTFGSSVSTIGLATNVTLDPTSPSYQWVDQGEVVSSGAGSACNAIDPAVVTDASGGLWMSYGSFFKGIGLIRLDGSTGKRSGTSFTWLAGNVAADGVSRSNSGSEAPYIVRNGSYYYLFINKGACCNGSSSTYYIQVGRSTSITGPYVDKNGVDLNRNGGTTLLATQGKYVGPGHVGLYQENGANYFTHHYYDSNQNGRARLSVGNMGWDGANWPFLTRDWLAAGRYTLRNQSSNLVWDAWGCTGASGQAIAQGSYSAGLACQQWNLTPDNNGEYKITSAVGAGLAADVVNNNPGNGAKLQLYAYSGIAGQRFKIERTNAGSYVVSSVNGGRVVEVPGCSATAGVQLALYDYLANNCQKWGIVPAPAARGVLAAQTTALRNVSVFPNPAEQGRFVLDLSEEFRNTPVTITLTDTQGRTVYSRGSAGGVAIPVETGLRTGLYLLSVSSTQGSYSQKIVLQ
- a CDS encoding glycoside hydrolase family 127 protein, giving the protein MKYFLVSLAAVGLLAVPARAQTAKRSDYPIQAVSFTRVKLADNFWLPRLKTNTDVTIPASFQRCEATNRVKNFEMAAARQGKFATIFPFDDTDIYKTIEGASYSLKLYPDPQLNQYLDELIRKVAAAQEPDGYLYTARTIDPAHPHDWAGPERWVKERELSHELYNAGHLYEAAVAHYEATGQKNLLNVALKNADLVCSVFGPGKRAVAPGHEIVEMGLVKLYRVTGKPEYLSTAKFFLDQRGQFKYDPKSNDPWRNGSYWQDHKPVVAQKEAVGHAVRAEYLYSAMADVAALTGDRQLLAAVDSIWQNMVSKKLYVTGGTGAVPGGERFGQNYELPNTTAYNETCAAVANVYWNQRMFQLHGEAKYIDVLEKVLYNGLIAGVGLDGKSFFYSNALQIKNSASFPQTEPQRAGWFDCSCCPTNLARLMPSLPGYVYAQNGRDVYANLFISGTTDLLVNSKPVRITQLNNYPWQGELKFTVNSAATADFNLLVRLPGWARGEAVPSDLYHFAPAAEPKISIRVNGKPTEYTTRNGYAVLSRKWRKNDVVEVLLPMDVRQVLANPNVADDLGKVALQRGPVVYCAEWKDNQGKASNLLVPAATTFTASFRPELLNGIMQLQATVPAVQLDAANSSVSTTRQMLTAIPYYAWANRGKGEMTVWFPQQLTDVDLISRQPQPVTVGK
- a CDS encoding arabinan endo-1,5-alpha-L-arabinosidase, yielding MFLNWRQGLLLLSCWLATRQTEAQTPTPALIPAHDPVMIRQNGTYYMFGTGPGIAVWSSRDRQHWTPEKPVFAQAPAWAVQAVPGFKNHIWAPDISLHDGVYSLFYSVSAFGKNTSCIGLATNKTLDPKSPDYRWVDHGRVVQSVPGRDMWNAIDPNLIRDEAGTPWLTFGSFWEGIKLVKLRPDLTAPAQPEQWRTLARRPRDPQLNDSLPGDGAIEAPFIFRKNGFYYLFTSFDYCCRGPQSTYRIVVGRAKSVTGPYVDQAGVALDQGGGTSVLSGDKNWFGLGHNSVYSFDNQDYLVFHGYDAADKGHSKLRVEKLTWNAAGWPLVQP
- a CDS encoding glycoside hydrolase family 43 protein, which codes for MTIRKNLLPGLLLAAVPALLPLTARAQARPEPVAGNPIIKDKYTTDPAALVHNGTVYLYTGHDEAPARQERYVMHEWLCYSSRDMVHWREHPAPLNVKAFAWAKDDAWASQVVERGGKFYWYAAVEHGSIPGKAIGVAVADSPTGPFKDARGSALITNDMTTEAKISWDDIDPTVIMDDKGQAYLYWGNTICYWAKLKPNMTELDGPIHKVTTLPRFTEAPWVHKHKDWYYLSYAYQFPEKIAYAMSRSIEGPWEFKGILNEVAGNSNTNHQAIIDFKGQSYFIYHNGSIPADGGSFRRSVCIDKLEYNKDGTMKRVVMTTEGVQPAQ
- a CDS encoding alpha-L-arabinofuranosidase C-terminal domain-containing protein; amino-acid sequence: MPTSSPSRIVRFASSVALSALGLAPALAQTQPTAATTLTVQVNKPGAPVSKNMYGLFFEDINFAADGGLYPELVKNKSFEIPGQHFIGWNAIGGAAALAAYTVSSEKPISATNNHFVRLTAATASPDAGLINEGFRGMGIKQDAEYTFSVYLRRGPGSVSGLQVTLEEEARRGAGPEVAPSGRVLAQTTITGLTGEWKKYTAVLKASGTAPKARLKLTLEGAGTLDMDVVTLFPKDTWNKRENGLRTDLVQLLKDMNPGFLRFPGGCIVEGRTLTERYQWKETIGEVNSRVPLVNRWNMEFRHRSTPDYFQSFGLGFFEYFQLSEDIGAEPVPILNVGMACQFNSAELAPITAAGGPSVSEATGHNHADDDPTLETFIQDALDLVEFANGPASSPWGAKRVAMGHPAPFNLKYIGIGNEQWGPQYLERYEPFAKAVKAKYPGINIVSSAGPAPAGDLFDKATARLRELKAEVIDEHYYASPEWFRQNVGRYDNYPTTGSKIFAGEYAAQTVGIASPDNKNSWDTAISEAAFMTGLERNADKVVMASYAPMLAHVDAWQWTPNMIWFDNLRSYGTPNYYVQKLYALNKGTTMLPVQRADNGKNGQDNLFSSAVADDKTGEIVVKLVNYSPQARPVTVNLQGVKKLGKTGKATVLASNDLNAVNSLDQPRNVAPKDESFKVGSAAVVTYTLAPNSFTVLRIPGKH